GCGGCGCGGTTCGGCGGCCGGGTGCGCTCCGTCGTCTGACGACGGTGCGGAACTCGGCGCTCCGCCGGCGACGGGGTCGTGGCTCATTCGCGGCGCGCGCCGCCACGTCGCGTGGCCAGCACGGCGAGCGCGAAGCCCGCGAGGGAGAGGGCCCCGAGCACGAGGAGGCTCGTGCCGAGCCCTGGGCCGCGGGTGGGGGCGCCCGGCCCGGCGAGGGCGGCCCGCACGCCGGACACGATGTACGAGATGGGGTTGAAGCGGACGACTACGCCCATCCAGGAGGCCGGCGCGGGAAACATTGCGCCGGAGACCATCCAGAGCGGAATGAGGACCACGCTCATGACGGCGTGGTAGCCCTGGGTCGAGGACATGACCCAGGCCATGGAGAAGCTCAGGGTAGTGAGCGTGACCGAACCGAGGAGGAGCACGAGCAGGAGCGCGGGCCAGGAGACCTGACCGAACGAGTAGCCCGCGAGCGGGGCCGCGCCGAGCAGGATCGCGGTCTGGATCAGCGCCATGGTGGTGACCCCCGCGGTCTTGCCGAGGACCAGCGCGCCGCGCGAGCCGGGAGCGACCAGGACAGCCTGCAGGAACCCCAGCTGGCGGTCCTCGATCACCGAGATGGTGCCGAAGATGGCGGTGAAGAGGACCGTCATCACGAGCACGCCGGGGTAGAAGTAGGTCAGGTAGCTCGGGCCACCGCCCGGCATGCGGAAGGTCTCCGCCAGGCCGCTGCCCAGCATGACCCAGAAGAGCACCGGCTGGGCCAGCACGCCGATCCAGCGCGAGCGCTCTCGCGCCAGCCGCAGGAGATCCCGCCACCAGAGGGACGAGATGACGCCCCACTCCTGGGCGAGCCAGCTCACCGCGTGCTCCTCCGCGCGGCGCGGAGCGCGCTCGGCCGGCGCGGCTGCTGCGTGGTCACCGCTCATGCTGCCGTGGCCTCCTCCTGGGTCGGCTCGTCGTCGAGGGACTGGCCGGTGAGCTTGAGGAAGACGTCGGCCAGGCTCGGCCGCCGCAAGCTGACGGTCGAGAAGCGCCCCGCGGGAAAAGCCTCGACGAGGCGCGGGATCAGCTCGTGGCCCGCGTCGTGTTCGATGAGCAGCCCGTCGTGGGTGATGAGGCTGGCGAGTCCCAGGCGATCCTTCACCTCTAGGGCGAGGGTGCGAGGCTCGGCGGCCTGCACGGACACCACGTCGCGGCCGATCTGGCGGCGCAGGTTCTCGGGGGTATCGAGGGCGCGGAGTTGGCCTCGGCAGAGGACGAGGAGCCGGTCGCACTGCTCGGCCTCTTCGGGGCGATGCGTGGCCAGAAGGAGGCTGAGCTCGCGGCTCGTGCGCATGGCCTGCACCAGCTTCCAGGTCGCGCGAAAGGCCGACTCGTCGAGTCCGGCGGTCGGCTCGTCGAGCAGCAGGAGCCGCGGTCGGTGCAGCACGGCCCGCGCCAAGTCGAGGCGTCGGCGCATTCCGCCCGAGAAGACGGCCACTGGCTCGTCGGCGCGCTCGTGCAGGCCCGCCAGGAGGAGCTGCTCCAGCGTGCGCCGATGGGCCTCGGCCCCGCGGATGCCGTACAGGCGCGCGGCGAGCATGAGGTTCTGTCGCGCGGTCAGCTTGGGGTCCAGGCTCGGGGACTGAAACGCCACGCCGAGCGTGGACCGCAGGGCACGGCTGCGACTCGGCCAGGGCTCGCCGCGAAAGCGCAGCACGCCGCGCTGGGCGGAGAGGAGCCCCGCGGCCAGGCCGAGCAGGGTGGACTTGCCGCTCCCGTTCGGGCCGAGCAGGCCGAGAGCTTCGCCCCGATGGAGCGCGAAGGAGATGTCCTCCAGCACCGTCCTCGCGCCGTAGGCCAGGCAGAGGCCTTCTGCAGCGAGAACGGGCTGGCTCTCGTTGTGCGTCGCGGTCACCGAAACACCGCGTCCAACATCAGGCCGAGCACGATGACCGGGAGATAGACGAGGGACGCGAGAAAGAAGCGACGCGCCCACGTGGGTCCCGACGGTGCCCGCAGTCCGGCGAGCGCGAGGAGGAGCCAGCCAAGGCCCGCCGGCAGCGCCGCCGCCGTGTAGATCCACCCCGCCACGCCGAGCGCGGGCAGGCTCAGACTGGCGGGCAGGAGGGCGGCGGTGAAGATCACGCACTGCGCGCGGGCCACCGTCTCGCCGAGCTCCTCGGGCACGATCTTGATGCCGGCCCGGGTGTACTCGGCGCGACGGTAGATCGAGATGGCGAGGAAGTGGGGGAGCTGCCAGAGCGCCACCGTCAGAAAGAGCGCCCAGCCCGCGAGGTCGAGCCGTCCCGTGGCAGCCGTCCACCCCATGAGCGGGGGCATGGCGCCGGGGATCGCGCCGACCCACAGCGCCAGGTGGGTTTGCCGCTTGAGCGGGGTGTAGACCAGGACGTAGCTCAGTAGCGCGATGAGCGCGAGCAGGGCGGTGAGCCGATTCACCTGCGTCCACAGGAGCACCGTGGCCGCGACGGCCAGCACCGAACCCAGCGCCACCGCCGCCCCGGGGGCGAGACGTCCGTCGGGGAGGGGGCGCCGACGGGTCCGCTGCATCCGTCGGTCCAGGTCGCGCTCGAGGAACATGTTGAACGCGGCGGCGGCGGCGACCGCGAGCGCCGTGCCGAGGAGCGTTCCGATGATGGTGCCGACGCCGGGGCGAAGCGGGGCGACCCACAGGCCGGCCGAGGCGGTCGCCACGCACATCAGCGTCACGCCCGGTTTGGTCAGGGCGAGCAGGTCCCGCGCGGTCGCCAGCGCGCGCGGGAGGGGTCGCGGCGCGGCGGCAGGCGCGCTCACGGCGGCCTCGGTCGCGTCCTCGGGCGGGATTGCCAGAGGCGAGAAATCCTCGCGCGAGCTCGAGCCGACGGCGCCGCTCATCCGGCGATTCCGCGGGCCCCGTGGGGCGGAGAGCTCCGTCGCGGGAGCGGCTGCCCCTCGGGCGCGAACGCCGGCGCCGGTCGCGTCCCGAGCGCCATGAAGGACAAGGACAGGCACGCGAGGAGCAGGGCCCCGACGCCAAGGTGCGCGGTGACCTCCACGACGCCGATGCCGCTCGTAACCGACAGGATGCCGAGGATGATCTGGGTCAGCACGAGAACCGGCGCGGCGAGCGCCAGCGCGAGGAGGCCCTTACGGCCGCCGGCCAGCGCCTGCGTCGCCACGCTCCAGGCGGCGGCCACGACGAGCGCCGCGACCAGGACACCGACGTACCGGTGGAGCATGTGGAGCTGCGCCGGTCCCCAGGAAGACCAGGCCTGCCCGAGGCACCAGGGGATGTCGGCCGAGCAGGCGCGGCCCGAATGGGTGTGACGGACCAGTCCGCCGAGGAGGATCTGCGCGTACACCGCGGCCGTGGTCCACCCGACGAGCGCCCGCTTTCCCGCGGAGTGGCTCCCCGGTGCGGGCGCCGTGCGCCACGCCGTGTAGATGAGCAAGACGAAGAAGATCATCGATAGCCCGAGGTGGGCCGTGGAGACGGCCAGGGGCAACTTGAAGAGCACGGTGATCCCGCCGAGCGTGGCCTGGATGAGGACGGCTGCAAGCGCGAGCAGCCCGAGCCGGCGCAGGGCCGGGTCCACCGGCCGCGCCCGGAAGGCCAAGGCCGCGAGTCCCACGGTCATGAGGGCCACGAGGCCCGCGACCAGGCGGTGGGTGTGCTCGAAGCGGACCCCTCCGACCATCGCGGGCATCAGGCTGCCGTAGCAGAGCGGCCAGTCCGGGCAGGCGAGAGACGAGCCGGTGGGATTGACCGTCCCTCCCACGAGGAGGAGCAGAAAGGTGGCGGTCGAGGTTGCGAGCGCGAAACGGTGCACGAGCATGCAGTGCCGACCCCTGTGCGGCTGGAACCCGGCGCGCGGGTAATACCTCCGGTTGGTGCCGCTGGCCAGCGCTTTTCGCAACGGCGGCGGATCGTGACCCCGTTTCCCCCGTTCGCCGCCGGGTCCGCGGCCGCCTCGCTTGACCGGTCTGCGAGGGCGGTGCTATGAGCCGCCGAGCGTCGCGGGGATCGTAGGTCGTGGTTCCCCGAGCGACCGGGAGCGGGTGGTATGGAGCGTTCGGCGCATCGGGTCGAGGTTTCGGTGAGCACCGAGTACGTCGCGGAGCGGTCCCGCCCCGCCGACGGGCTCTACTTCTTCGCCTACACAATCACGATCACGAACGAGGGGAGCACGCCGGTGCAGCTCCTCAGTCGTCACTGGGTGATCACCGACGCCGTGGGCCGGGTGGACGAGGTGCGCGGGCCGGGGGTCGTGGGACAGCAGCCGCTCCTCCTCCCCGGAGACAGCTTCACCTATACGAGTGGCTGCCCCCTCCCGACCCCCATCGGCGCCATGCGGGGGAGCTACCAGATGGTGGACGCCGACGGCGAGAGCTTCGAGGCGGAGATCCCGTCCTTCACGCTGGCCGAGACGCTCGCCATCAACTGACCGACGGCGCCCGAGGCCCTCGCGGCTGTCACGCCTCGCGCATGAAGGGGTAGCGGTAGTCCGTCGCGGGGACGAAGGTCTCCTTCACCGCGCGTGGCGAAACCCAGCGCATCAGGTTCAGGATGCTTCCCGCCTTGTCGTTGGTCCCCGACGCGCGGCCGCCCCCGAAGGGCTGCTGCCCCACGACGGCTCCCGTCGGCTTGTCGTTGACGTAGAAGTTCCCGGCGGCGAAGCGCAGGGTCTTGGCGGCCTGGCTCACGGCCCGACGGTCGTTCGCGAAGATGGCGCCCGTGAGGGCGTAGGGCGAGGTGTGGTTACAGACCTCGAGCGTCTCGGCGTAGCGCTCGTCCGGGTAGGCGTAGCAGGTCAAGACCGGTCCGAAGATCTCCTCTCGCATCAGGCGGAAGTCCGGTTGATCCGCGTGCACGAGCGTCGGGCGGATGAAGTACCCCTGCGTCTCGTCGCACTCGCCACCGACGACGATCCGCGCGTCGCTCGCCCCGCGCGCGTGCTCGATGAAGCCGCGGATCTCCTCGAACGCTCCGCGGTCGATGACCGCCGCCATGAAGTTGCGGAAGTCGAGCGGGTTGCCCATCGGCAGGGCGCGAATCTCGTCCGCCAGGCGGTCGCGCAGGCGCGGGAACATCGACTTCGGCACGTAGAGCCGAGAGGCGGCCGAGCACTTCTGCCCCTGGTACTCGAACGCGCCCCGCAGGCAGTTGGCCACCACAGCCTCGAAATCGGCCGACGGGTGCACGAAGATGAAGTCCTTGCCGCCGGTCTCGCCTACCACGCGCGGGTAGCTCTTGTAGCTCGCGATCTGCTCCCCGATGGTTCGCCACATCCCCTGGAAGACCTGCGTGCTCCCGGTGAAGTGGACCCCCGCCAGGTCCGGGTGGGTGAGCGCCGGCTGGCCGACCTGCCCCCCCGAGCCGGGCAAGAAGTTGATCACGCCCGGCGGAAGCCCCGCCTCCACGAGCAGCTTCATGATGAAGTGGCCGGAGTAGACGGCGGTGGAGGCCGGCTTCCAGAGGACGGTGTTGCCCATCAGCGCGGGCGCCGTCGGCAGATTCCCGGCGATCGAGGTGAAGTTGAAGGGAGTGACGGCGAAGACGAAGCCCTCGAGAGGCCGGTGGTCCAGGTAGTTCCAGACCCCCGCCGACGAGAGCGGCTGCTCGGCCATCAGCTGCGTGGCGAAGAAGGCGTTGAAGCGGAAGAAATCGACGAGCTCGCAGGAGGCGTCGATCTCCGCCTGGTGCGCCGTCTTGCTCTGCCCGAGCATCGTCGCCGCGTTCAGGATCGGCCGGTACTTCGTCGCGAGGAGCTCCGCGGCCCGGAGGAAGATGGCCAGACGGGCCTCCCACGGCGTCGCCGCCCATTCCCCGTGCGCGCGCGCCGCGGCGATGGCCGCGTGCTGCACGTGCTCGGCCGAGGCCTGGTGGAAGCGCGCCAGCCGATGGCGGTGGTCGTGCGGACATACCGCGTAGCCGAGCTTCCCGGTCGTGACCTCCTTGCCATCGACGAAGAGCGGGATCTCGAGCTCGTCCTGGAGCAGCCGCTCGAGCTGCGCCTTGAGCGCCGACCGCTCGGGAGAGCCCGGTGCATACGAGAGCACCGGCTCGTTCACGGGAGGCGGAACCTTGAGGATCGCATCGGTCATCGTCGCCCTCTCTTCGCAGAGCTCGAGAGGGGCCTACCACGGCCGTTTCGGGTGGGTCAACGGATGCTCGGCGTGGATCCGGTCTTCAGGCGGCGCATCAGCCGGGTGAACCAGCCGGCCTCGGAATAGACCTGCTGCACGAGGCTCAGCACCTCGGGACCCTCGAGCCCGGACCCGGTGCGGCGCGGGGAGCCCCCGATGTCCGCCGAGCCGCCCCAGCGGTTCTCGTTTTCGGGCCTCCCCTCGGCACGCGGGTCCTTCAGGTTCAACGCCGTATAGAGGTCTTCGAGGGTGCGCGGCAGGAAGGGGTCGACCTGGCGCAGCGTGAAGCGGCCGCCGCCGAGGTCGAGGACGATCACCCCGACCTGCTTCTCGTAGCGCTCCTTGAGCAGGTCTTCGACCGCGTAGATCCCCTGCTGCGACTGGCAGAGGAACGCGAGCTTGCGCTGCCCGATCGGCAGGCGCGCGACCTCCTTGAGGTCGAGGAGCCGCGCGAGGTAGCCCGCCGGGAAGAGGAGCTCGTCGAGGTACTCGAGGCGACCTCGGGTGTAGGCGGTGAAGTCCATCGTGGCCCACTCGCCACGCGCCTTGAGCCGTCGCTCGTCGGACATCGCGGCGTCGATGCGGCCCTTCTGCTCGCGGTATTGCGCCTCGGAGAAGCCGGTGAGGACCCGCATGTGGAGCCCGTGGCCGTCGATGACCCCTTGCACGCGCACGAAGGGCATCACCTCCCCGAGGAGCTGCGCGTCGTCCTTCAGGAGCTCGGTGTGGTTCATGAGGAGCCACGCGGCGAGCAGCGCATCCAGGTCTGGATCGTTCACGTAGAGCTGCCAGTCCCCGTCGTCGAGAGGCAGCCCGTCGAGGAGCATCACGGCGGCCTGTTCGCACGTGGCGAGGGTGAAGGCGCGCACGCACCCCGCGTGATGATCGAGCGAGTACTGCCGCGACTCGTTGTCGAAGAAGGGGGCCTCCACGTAGGCACCGTCGAGGAAGATCGTCTGGTTGGCGTACCTCCGACGGGTCTGGCTCGTGACCTCCAGCCCGCGCTCGACCATGAGGGAGATGTTCGGCGCGTTCACGCACGCGAGACCCTGCGCCCCTGCGCGGAGGACTCCGTGGTAGCGCGCCGCCCGCTCCGAGGAGGGGGGCACGCCGTTGCCGCCGTCCCCATCGGCCTGCGCGGGCTCGGACTCGCTGGGGCTGCGCGTATCAGGGCTGTCGGCCATGTTCCCCTACGGCCCGAGTATTTCACGGAGTTCGGTGCTTGGCTACGGGCTGCGGAAGGGCCCCGCGACGGGCCTACGAGACGAGCGAGACGCCGCCCAGGATGGGGGGGGGCGACTCCGACCAGTCGGGGCTGGCCACCTCGAACGAGGCGTCGGTGGGCATGTTGAAGAGCCCCCGCAAGAGCCGGTCCATCGTGTCGGGCATGTACTTGACCCAGAGTTTGATCGGCACGTCCGCGACCGGCTCGACGCGCGGGGAGAGGCAGAGCGCCAGGATGTAGTCCATCAGGTAGAAGACGCTGGTCGCCAGGTGCGCGTTGTACTCGCGGTTGGAGCGCTGTTCGAGGATGCGGTCCTCGTGCATGCTGCGGCCGATCTCCGACTCGAGGAAGTCCTGGTAGCTCGAGACGATGATCTCCAGCAGCACGTGGTCCTCGGCGGAGTCGAGGAACTCGTGATAGGTCTGCACGAGCTTGTCGGGGTCGAAGCCGCGGCTCGCCAGCACCTTCAGGTTCTCGCCCGCCGGGGGGGTCGCGGCGAGGAGCGCGCGCGGGATCATGTGCGCCACGCGCAGGTTGATCGCGTTGTAGCGCCCGGTGTGGTGCTCCTGCTCGAGCAGACTGCACGACGGGTTCGCCTCGAGCGCCCGGATCAGTCGCTCGAACTGGTCCCCCTCGGCGATGACCTTGATACCGACCACGTCGGGAATGGAGAGGATCGGGAACTCGGCCTGGATCGTGCCGCGCCGGATCATCTTCAGCAGCCGTCGCTCGGCGTCGAGGAACTCCGCCACCTGCTCTTCCTGCGGTGTGATGAGCTGATGCTTGGGGATACCCAGCCGCTTCGCTCGCTCCTCGGCGAGAGCGTCGGCGTTGGCCCGGATGCGCTCGAACATGTAGTCGACGATTCGCCGGCTCCCTTTCTCGGCGATACGGCGGAAACGCTTGATGCGGCTCGAGCCGACGTACTGCGGGTGCCCCCCCACCTCGTTGTAGTAGACGCGCCCGTCGAAGGGGGTCTCGCGGTAGTAGTCTTCGCTGAACGTCCGGTAGATGGCGAAGAGCTCTTCGATGCGCTCGTTGGTGTAGAGCGGCGTGCGAACGACGAAGTCCTTGATCTCGCCCTTGGTCTTCGCGATGAAGCTCTTTGGCGGTTGCCCGTAGAGTTCGGTCAGGAGCTGCGTGAAGAGGTGGTGCACCCAGAGGCGCGAGATGTAGGAGTTGAAGTTGACGATCTTCTTGAGCGTCGCCACATCCTCTGGGTCGGGGCGGTTCACGACCCAGCGAGAGACCACCTCGGCCAGCTCGACCCGGTGGACAAAACTCTCTAGATATAGCATTGGTGTGAACTAACATTTTTGGGTCCCTGCTGTCGAGCACAAGGCAGGCTGATGATGCGCAAGGCCAGCGACCGCCAGGTGGCCCACGACCTGATCGCCTTCGACGTGGATGGAACGCTCGTCGGACACCCGGAGGGGAAGGTGGTCTGGGAGCTGCTCAACCACCACTTCGGCGGCGATGGCACCGTCAACCGGCGTCGCTTCGACGCCTTTCGCGGCGGCCACATCACGTATGCCGAGTGGGTCGACCTCGACGTCGAGGGCTGGCTGGCCGCGCGTGCGACGCGGGCTCAGATCGCGAACGTCATCCTCGAGCAGCTCTCGCTCATGGCGGGTGTCGCAGAGACG
The Deltaproteobacteria bacterium genome window above contains:
- a CDS encoding heme A synthase is translated as MLVHRFALATSTATFLLLLVGGTVNPTGSSLACPDWPLCYGSLMPAMVGGVRFEHTHRLVAGLVALMTVGLAALAFRARPVDPALRRLGLLALAAVLIQATLGGITVLFKLPLAVSTAHLGLSMIFFVLLIYTAWRTAPAPGSHSAGKRALVGWTTAAVYAQILLGGLVRHTHSGRACSADIPWCLGQAWSSWGPAQLHMLHRYVGVLVAALVVAAAWSVATQALAGGRKGLLALALAAPVLVLTQIILGILSVTSGIGVVEVTAHLGVGALLLACLSLSFMALGTRPAPAFAPEGQPLPRRSSPPHGARGIAG
- the apaG gene encoding Co2+/Mg2+ efflux protein ApaG; its protein translation is MERSAHRVEVSVSTEYVAERSRPADGLYFFAYTITITNEGSTPVQLLSRHWVITDAVGRVDEVRGPGVVGQQPLLLPGDSFTYTSGCPLPTPIGAMRGSYQMVDADGESFEAEIPSFTLAETLAIN
- a CDS encoding ABC transporter permease; amino-acid sequence: MSGDHAAAAPAERAPRRAEEHAVSWLAQEWGVISSLWWRDLLRLARERSRWIGVLAQPVLFWVMLGSGLAETFRMPGGGPSYLTYFYPGVLVMTVLFTAIFGTISVIEDRQLGFLQAVLVAPGSRGALVLGKTAGVTTMALIQTAILLGAAPLAGYSFGQVSWPALLLVLLLGSVTLTTLSFSMAWVMSSTQGYHAVMSVVLIPLWMVSGAMFPAPASWMGVVVRFNPISYIVSGVRAALAGPGAPTRGPGLGTSLLVLGALSLAGFALAVLATRRGGARRE
- a CDS encoding ABC transporter ATP-binding protein, giving the protein MTATHNESQPVLAAEGLCLAYGARTVLEDISFALHRGEALGLLGPNGSGKSTLLGLAAGLLSAQRGVLRFRGEPWPSRSRALRSTLGVAFQSPSLDPKLTARQNLMLAARLYGIRGAEAHRRTLEQLLLAGLHERADEPVAVFSGGMRRRLDLARAVLHRPRLLLLDEPTAGLDESAFRATWKLVQAMRTSRELSLLLATHRPEEAEQCDRLLVLCRGQLRALDTPENLRRQIGRDVVSVQAAEPRTLALEVKDRLGLASLITHDGLLIEHDAGHELIPRLVEAFPAGRFSTVSLRRPSLADVFLKLTGQSLDDEPTQEEATAA
- the pruA gene encoding L-glutamate gamma-semialdehyde dehydrogenase; amino-acid sequence: MTDAILKVPPPVNEPVLSYAPGSPERSALKAQLERLLQDELEIPLFVDGKEVTTGKLGYAVCPHDHRHRLARFHQASAEHVQHAAIAAARAHGEWAATPWEARLAIFLRAAELLATKYRPILNAATMLGQSKTAHQAEIDASCELVDFFRFNAFFATQLMAEQPLSSAGVWNYLDHRPLEGFVFAVTPFNFTSIAGNLPTAPALMGNTVLWKPASTAVYSGHFIMKLLVEAGLPPGVINFLPGSGGQVGQPALTHPDLAGVHFTGSTQVFQGMWRTIGEQIASYKSYPRVVGETGGKDFIFVHPSADFEAVVANCLRGAFEYQGQKCSAASRLYVPKSMFPRLRDRLADEIRALPMGNPLDFRNFMAAVIDRGAFEEIRGFIEHARGASDARIVVGGECDETQGYFIRPTLVHADQPDFRLMREEIFGPVLTCYAYPDERYAETLEVCNHTSPYALTGAIFANDRRAVSQAAKTLRFAAGNFYVNDKPTGAVVGQQPFGGGRASGTNDKAGSILNLMRWVSPRAVKETFVPATDYRYPFMREA
- the cyoE gene encoding protoheme IX farnesyltransferase, with the protein product MSGAVGSSSREDFSPLAIPPEDATEAAVSAPAAAPRPLPRALATARDLLALTKPGVTLMCVATASAGLWVAPLRPGVGTIIGTLLGTALAVAAAAAFNMFLERDLDRRMQRTRRRPLPDGRLAPGAAVALGSVLAVAATVLLWTQVNRLTALLALIALLSYVLVYTPLKRQTHLALWVGAIPGAMPPLMGWTAATGRLDLAGWALFLTVALWQLPHFLAISIYRRAEYTRAGIKIVPEELGETVARAQCVIFTAALLPASLSLPALGVAGWIYTAAALPAGLGWLLLALAGLRAPSGPTWARRFFLASLVYLPVIVLGLMLDAVFR